The following coding sequences are from one Vulpes vulpes isolate BD-2025 chromosome 12, VulVul3, whole genome shotgun sequence window:
- the POLR2A gene encoding DNA-directed RNA polymerase II subunit RPB1 isoform X2, with translation MSVTEGGIKYPETTEGGRPKLGGLMDPRQGVIERTGRCQTCAGNMTECPGHFGHIELAKPVFHVGFLVKTMKVLRCVCFFCSKLLVDSNNPKIKDILAKSKGQPKKRLTHVYDLCKGKNICEGGEEMDNKFGVEQPEGDEDLTKEKGHGGCGRYQPRIRRSGLELYAEWKHVNEDSQEKKILLSPERVHEIFKRISDEECFVLGMEPRYARPEWMIVTVLPVPPLSVRPAVVMQGSARNQDDLTHKLADIVKINNQLRRNEQNGAAAHVIAEDVKLLQFHVATMVDNELPGLPRAMQKSGRPLKSLKQRLKGKEGRVRGNLMGKRVDFSARTVITPDPNLSIDQVGVPRSIAANMTFAEIVTPFNIDRLQELVRRGNSQYPGAKYIIRDNGDRIDLRFHPKPSDLHLQTGYKVERHMCDGDIVIFNRQPTLHKMSMMGHRVRILPWSTFRLNLSVTTPYNADFDGDEMNLHLPQSLETRAEIQELAMVPRMIVTPQSNRPVMGIVQDTLTAVRKFTKRDVFLERGEVMNLLMFLSTWDGKVPQPAILKPRPLWTGKQIFSLIIPGHINCIRTHSTHPDDEDSGPYKHISPGDTKVVVENGELIMGILCKKSLGTSAGSLVHISYLEMGHDVTRLFYSNIQTVINNWLLIEGHTIGIGDSIADSKTYQDIQNTIKKAKQDVIEVIEKAHNNELEPTPGNTLRQTFENQVNRILNDARDKTGSSAQKSLSEYNNFKSMVVSGAKGSKINISQVIAVVGQQNVEGKRIPFGFKHRTLPHFIKDDYGPESRGFVENSYLAGLTPTEFFFHAMGGREGLIDTAVKTAETGYIQRRLIKSMESVMVKYDATVRNSINQVVQLRYGEDGLAGESVEFQNLATLKPSNKAFEKKFRFDYTNERALRRTLQEDLVKDVLSNAHIQNELEREFERMREDREVLRVIFPTGDSKVVLPCNLLRMIWNAQKIFHINPRLPSDLHPIKVVEGVKELSKKLVIVNGDDPLSRQAQENATLLFNIHLRSTLCSRRMAEEFRLSGEAFDWLLGEIESKFNQAIAHPGEMVGALAAQSLGEPATQMTLNTFHYAGVSAKNVTLGVPRLKELINISKKPKTPSLTVFLLGQSARDAERAKDILCRLEHTTLRKVTANTAIYYDPNPQSTVVAEDQEWVNVYYEMPDFDVARISPWLLRVELDRKHMTDRKLTMEQIAEKINAGFGDDLNCIFNDDNAEKLVLRIRIMNSDENKMQEEEEVVDKMDDDVFLRCIESNMLTDMTLQGIEQISKVYMHLPQTDNKKKIIITEDGEFKALQEWILETDGVSLMRVLSEKDVDPVRTTSNDIVEIFTVLGIEAVRKALERELYHVISFDGSYVNYRHLALLCDTMTCRGHLMAITRHGVNRQDTGPLMKCSFEETVDVLMEAAAHGESDPMKGVSENIMLGQLAPAGTGCFDLLLDAEKCKYGMEIPTNIPGLGAAGPTGMFFGSAPSPMGGISPAMTPWNQGATPAYGAWSPSVGSGMTPGAAGFSPSAASDASGFSPGYSPAWSPTPGSPGSPGPSSPYIPSPGGAMSPSYSPTSPAYEPRSPGGYTPQSPSYSPTSPSYSPTSPSYSPTSPNYSPTSPSYSPTSPSYSPTSPSYSPTSPSYSPTSPSYSPTSPSYSPTSPSYSPTSPSYSPTSPSYSPTSPSYSPTSPSYSPTSPSYSPTSPSYSPTSPSYSPTSPSYSPTSPNYSPTSPNYTPTSPSYSPTSPSYSPTSPNYTPTSPNYSPTSPSYSPTSPSYSPTSPSYSPSSPRYTPQSPTYTPSSPSYSPSSPSYSPTSPKYTPTSPSYSPSSPEYTPTSPKYSPTSPKYSPTSPKYSPTSPTYSPTTPKYSPTSPTYSPTSPVYTPTSPKYSPTSPTYSPTSPKYSPTSPTYSPTSPKGSTYSPTSPGYSPTSPTYSLTSPAISPDDSDEEN, from the exons ATGTCTGTGACAGAGGGCGGTATCAAATACCCCGAGACGACGGAGGGAGGCCGCCCCAAGCTTGGGGGGCTGATGGACCCAAGGCAGGGGGTGATTGAGCGGACTGGCCGCTGCCAAACCTGTGCAG GAAACATGACAGAGTGTCCTGGCCACTTTGGCCACATTGAGCTGGCCAAGCCCGTGTTTCACGTGGGCTTCCTGGTGAAGACGATGAAGGTTTTGCGCTGTGTCTGCTTCTTCTGCTCCAAGTTGCTTGTGGACTCT AACAACCCAAAGATCAAGGACATCCTGGCCAAGTCCAAGGGGCAGCCCAAGAAGCGGCTCACCCATGTGTATGACCTGTGCAAGGGCAAGAACATCTGCGAAGGCGGCGAGGAGATGGATAACAAGTTCGGGGTGGAGCAGCCCGAGGGTGATGAGGACTTGACCAAAGAAAAG GGCCATGGGGGCTGCGGACGATACCAGCCCCGCATCCGGCGCTCAGGCCTGGAGCTGTATGCCGAGTGGAAGCACGTCAATGAGGACTCCCAGGAGAAGAAGATCCTGCTGAGTCCTGAGCGAGTACATGAGATCTTCAAGCGCATCTCAGACGAGGAGTGttttgtgctgggcatggagccccgCTATGCCCGGCCTGAGTGGATGATTGTCACTGTGCTCCCCGTGCCCCCACTGTCTGTGCGGCCTGCCGTGGTGATGCAGGGCTCTGCCCGCAACCAG GATGACTTGACCCACAAGCTGGCGGACATCGTGAAGATCAACAATCAGTTGCGGCGCAATGAGCAAAACGGTGCAGCGGCCCACGTCATCGCAGAGGATGTGAAGCTCCTCCAGTTCCATGTGGCCACGATGGTGGACAATGAGCTGCCTGGCCTGCCCCGG GCCATGCAGAAGTCTGGGCGTCCCCTCAAATCCCTGAAGCAGCGGTTGAAGGGCAAGGAAGGCCGAGTCCGAGGGAACCTGATGGGCAAGCGAGTGGACTTCTCAGCCCGCACCGTCATCACTCCCGACCCCAACCTTTCCATCGACCAGGTCGGTGTGCCTCGCTCCATTGCTGCCAACATGACCTTTGCAGAGATCGTCACACCCTTCAACATCGACAG acTTCAGGAATTGGTGCGCAGGGGGAACAGCCAGTACCCAGGGGCCAAGTACATCATCCGAGACAATGGCGATCGCATTGACCTGCGTTTCCACCCAAAGCCCAGTGATCTTCATTTGCAGACTGGCTATAAG GTGGAACGGCACATGTGCGATGGAGACATTGTCATCTTCAACCGGCAGCCGACTTTGCACAAGATGTCCATGATGGGGCATCGGGTCCGCATCCTCCCCTGGTCTACTTTTCGCTTAAATCTGAG TGTGACAACTCCGTACAATGCTGACTTTGATGGGGATGAGATGAACTTGCACCTGCCACAGTCTCTGGAGACTCGGGCAGAGATCCAGGAGCTCGCCATGGTGCCGCGCATGATTGTCACCCCCCAGAGCAATCGCCCCGTCATGGGCATCGTGCAGGACACACTCACAGCAGTGCGCAAATTCACAAAGAGAGATGTCTTCCTGGAGCGG GGGGAAGTTATGAACCTTTTGATGTTCCTGTCCACGTGGGATGGGAAGGTCCCGCAGCCGGCCATCCTGAAGCCTCGTCCCCTGTGGACAGGCAAACAGATCTTCTCCCTCATCATACCAGGCCACATCAACTGCATCCGCACCCACAGCACCCATCCTGACGACGAGGACAGTGGTCCTTACAAACACATCTCTCCAGGGGACACCAAG GTCGTGGTGGAGAACGGGGAGCTGATCATGGGCATCCTGTGTAAGAAATCTCTGGGTACGTCAGCCGGCTCGCTGGTCCACATTTCTTACCTGGAGATGGGCCATGACGTCACTCGTCTCTTCTACTCCAACATTCAGACGGTCATTAACAACTGGCTTCTCATCGAGG GTCATACCATTGGCATTGGGGACTCCATTGCGGACTCAAAGACCTACCAGGACATTCAGAACACTATTAAGAAGGCTAAGCAGGATGTGATAGAG GTCATTGAGAAGGCTCATAACAATGAGCTGGAGCCCACCCCGGGGAACACTCTGCGGCAGACCTTTGAGAACCAGGTGAACCGCATTCTCAACGATGCCCGAGATAAGACTGGCTCCTCTGCCCAGAAGTCCTTGTCTGAGTACAACAACTTTAAGTCCATGGTCGTGTCTGGGGCCAAAGGTTCCAAGATCAACATCTCCCAG GTCATCGCTGTAGTCGGGCAGCAGAACGTGGAGGGCAAGCGGATCCCATTTGGATTCAAGCACCGGACCCTGCCTCATTTCATCAAGGATGACTATGGGCCAGAGAGCCGAGGCTTCGTGGAGAATTCCTACCTGGCCGGCCTCACGCCTACCGAGTTCTTCTTCCATGCCATGGGGGGTCGCGAGGGGCTTATCGACACGGCCGTCAAGACTGCTGAAACTG GGTACATCCAGCGGCGGCTCATCAAGTCCATGGAGTCGGTGATGGTGAAGTATGATGCTACTGTGCGAAACTCCATCAACCAGGTGGTGCAGCTGCGCTATGGCGAGGACGGCCTGGCTGGCGAGAGCGTCGAGTTCCAGAACCTGGCTACCCTTAAGCCATCCAACAAGGCTTTTGAGAAGAA GTTCCGCTTTGACTACACAAACGAGAGGGCCCTGCGGCGCACTCTGCAGGAGGACCTGGTGAAGGACGTGCTGAGCAATGCGCACATTCAGAACGAGTTAGAGCGAGAATTCGAGCGCATGCGTGAGGACAGGGAGGTGCTCAGGGTCATCTTCCCGACTGGCGACAGCAAG GTCGTCCTCCCCTGTAACCTGCTGCGCATGATCTGGAATGCTCAGAAAATCTTCCACATCAACCCTCGCCTTCCCTCCGACTTGCACCCCATCAAGGTGGTAGAGG GAGTCAAGGAATTGAGCAAGAAACTTGTAATTGTGAACGGGGATGACCCCCTGAGCAGGCAAGCTCAGGAGAATGCCACACTTCTCTTCAACATCCACTTGCGCTCCACACTGTGCTCCCGCCGCATGGCTGAGGAGTTCAGGCTCAGCGGGGAGGCCTTCGACTGGCTGCTTGGAGAGATCGAGTCCAAGTTCAATCAAGCCATT GCCCATCCTGGGGAGATGGTGGGAGCCCTGGCTGCACAGTCCCTTGGAGAACCTGCCACCCAGATGACCTTGAACACCTTTCACTATGCTGGTGTGTCTGCCAAAAACGTGACCCTGGGTGTGCCCCGACTCAAGGAACTCATCAACATTTCCAAGAAGCCAAAGACGCCTTCACTTACTGTCTTCCTGCTGGGCCAGTCTGCTCGAGATGCTGAGAGAGCCAAG GACATTCTGTGCCGTCTGGAACATACAACATTGAGGAAGGTGACTGCCAACACAGCCATCTACTACGACCCCAACCCCCAGAGCACTGTCGTGGCAGAGGATCAGGAATGGGTGAATGTCTACTATGAGATGCCGGACTTTGACGTGGCCCGAATCTCGCCCTGGCTCTTGCGGGTGGAGCTGGACCGGAAGCACATGACAGACCGGAAGCTGACCATGGAGCAGATTGCTGAGAAGATCAATGCTG GTTTCGGCGATGACTTGAACTGCATCTTTAATGACGACAACGCCGAGAAGCTGGTGCTCCGAATCCGCATCATGAACAGCGatgaaaacaaaatgcaagaG GAGGAAGAGGTGGTGGACAAAATGGACGATGACGTCTTCCTGCGCTGCATCGAGTCCAATATGCTGACTGACATGACCCTGCAGGGCATTGAGCAGATTAGCAAG GTGTATATGCACCTGCCACAGACGGACAACAAGAAGAAGATCATTATCACTGAGGACGGGGAATTCAAGGCTCTGCAGGAGTGGATCCTTGAGACGGACGGCGTGAGCCTGATGCGGGTGCTGAGCGAGAAGGACGTGGACCCTGTCCGTACCACGTCCAACGACATCGTGGAGATCTTCACG GTGCTGGGCATTGAAGCTGTGCGGAAGGCCCTGGAGCGGGAGCTGTACCACGTCATCTCCTTTGATGGCTCCTACGTCAATTACCGCCACTTGGCACTCCTGTGTGATACCATGACCTGCCGGGGCCACTTGATGGCCATCACCCGCCATGGTGTCAACCGTCAGGATACTGGGCCTCTCATGAAGTGCTCCTTTGAGGAAACG GTGGACGTGCTTATGGAAGCAGCTGCTCACGGAGAGAGTGACCCCATGAAGGGGGTGTCTGAGAACATCATGCTGGGTCAGCTGGCCCCGGCTGGCACCGGCTGCTTTGATCTCCTGCTTGATGCTGAGAAGTGCAAGTATGGCATGGAGATCCCCACCAACATCCCTGGCCTGGGGGCTGCCGGAC CCACTGGCATGTTCTTTGGATCGGCACCTAGTCCCATGGGAGGAATTTCTCCTGCCATGACTCCCTGGAACCAGGGGGCAACTCCAGCCTATGGTGCCTGGTCCCCTAGTGTCG GAAGCGGAATGACGCCGGGGGCGGCCGGCTTCTCTCCCAGTGCTGCGTCAGATGCCAGTGGCTTCAGCCCAGGCTACTCTCCTGCCTGGTCTCCCACACCGGGCTCACCGGGCTCACCGGGCCCCTCCAGCCCCTACATCCCCTCACCAG GTGGCGCTATGTCTCCCAGCTACTCACCGACATCGCCTGCCTATGAGCCTCGCTCCCCTGGGGGCTATACACCCCAGAGTCCCTCTTATTCCCCTACTTCGCCCTCCTACTCCCCCACCTCTCCGTCCTACTCTCCAACTAGTCCCAACTATAGTCCCACATCACCCAGCTACTCCCCAACTTCTCCTAGCTACTCCCCGACTTCTCCCAGCTACTCCCCAACTTCTCCCAGCTACTCCCCGACTTCTCCCAGCTACTCTCCCACCTCGCCCAGCTACTCCCCCACCTCGCCCAGCTACTCCCCCACCTCGCCCAGCTACTCCCCCACCTCACCCAGCTACTCCCCCACCTCGCCCAGCTACTCCCCCACCTCGCCCAGCTACTCCCCCACCTCGCCCAGCTACTCGCCCACATCCCCAAGCTACTCGCCCACATCCCCAAGCTATTCCCCAACATCTCCGAGCTACTCGCCAACCAGCCCTAACTATTCTCCAACCAGTCCCAATTATACCCCGACGTCACCCAGCTATAGTCCAACGTCACCCAGCTACTCCCCAACTAGTCCCAACTACACGCCCACGAGCCCTAACTACAGCCCAACGTCTCCGAGCTATTCTCCAACTTCCCCCAGCTACTCCCCAACCTCACCAAGCTACTCCCCATCAAGCCCACGATACACACCACAGTCTCCAACTTATACCCCAAGCTCCCCCAGCTAcagccccagctcccccagctATAGCCCCACCTCGCCGAAGTACACCCCCACCAGTCCCTCCTACAGCCCCAGCTCCCCAGAGTACACCCCGACCTCCCCCAAATACTCCCCCACCAGCCCAAAAtactcccccacctcccccaagtACTCCCCCACCAGCCCCACCTACTCACCTACCACCCCAAAATACTCCCCAACATCTCCTACTTACTCGCCGACCTCTCCAGTCTATACCCCGACCTCCCCCAAGTACTCGCCTACTAGCCCCACCTACTCGCCCACCTCCCCCAAGTACTCACCCACCAGCCCCACCTACTCGCCCACCTCCCCCAAAGGCTCCACCTACTCACCCACTTCCCCTGGCTACTCACCCACCAGCCCCACTTACAGCCTCACCAGCCCAGCCATCAGCCCAGATGACAGTGATGAGGAGAACTGA